From the Anguilla anguilla isolate fAngAng1 chromosome 6, fAngAng1.pri, whole genome shotgun sequence genome, one window contains:
- the LOC118229163 gene encoding retinal-specific phospholipid-transporting ATPase ABCA4-like isoform X3 — translation MNTGSQVRLLLWKNWTLRKRQKIRFIVEILWPIVLFIGLVWLRKANPLYRQHECHFPNKAMPSTGILPWIQGIFCNANNPCFRSPTRGESPGVVSNYNNSILARFYLDSQELLFNDPEFQQLGRVWRELSVMSNFMDTLRNNPSQISGRGLKIEDILKDDETLTSFLLRDARLPHSVVYQLMNARVRPEQFAYGVPDLTLKDIACSQTLLARFILFPSWRGQYSVHNAMCALTQQKLQKIEDQLYANVDFFKLFRLLPQVLDSHSSGMDLHFWGRVLSAVSEKLQELAERSSSKELLRVLYPLFQMGVPSSFSQLISTVSDLFCGYPEGAGTRVFSFNWYEDNNYKAFLGINGSKDTKNYIYDDTTTPFCNALMQNLESNPVTKIVWNSVKPLLMGKVVYAPDSPAVRQILKSANTTFEQLERLRNMGKAWEEAGPQIWNFFQGGVQMNMIRETIRNPTVMNFIDNALEETELSSKDILNFLYNGPEEDREEDMPKFDWRNIFNLTDQAIRMFNQYTECINLDKFIGHTDEDQMTHQALYLLEENKFWAGLIFQDMYPWTTKLPTHVKFKIRMDIDAVERTNKIKDRYWDPGPRADPMEDLRYVWGGFAYLQDMIEHGIIKSQTGVDWPLGVYIQQMPYPCYVDDLFMITLNRCFPIFMVLAWIYSVSMMVKSIVLEKEMRLKEMLKAMGVANSVIWYTWFIDSFLMMTASTALLTAIVMSGNVLNYSNPIILFLFLLTFTVATIMQCFLMSVFFNKANLAAACSGIIYFTLYLPHILCFAWQDRITKNMKIMASLLSPVAFGFGTEYLSRYEEQGLGLQWDNIRTSPLEGDQYSFFTSIRMMLFDSFLYGVLAWYLDNIFPGQYGIGRPFYFPFQPSYWSRQGPSQTQSPDQAAKKSPTESPDKPEDGLSVKPPESGKESDGSDKKPCKHQDRRVKREKEKEEQQKKQKDVGQDQVKGGEQPDQPAGNLFFEPEPTGLTVGVAIQDLVKVFNSGSRPAVDGLTITFYEGQITSFLGHNGAGKTTTMSILMGLFPPTSGTAYIKGKDIRTDIDAIRQSLGMCPQHNILFNHLTVEEHILFYSLLKGRPQADALQEVEDMLEDLGLPHKRHDEAQNLSGGMQRKLSVAMAFVGGAKVVILDEPTSGVDPYSRRSIWDLLLKYRSGRTVILSTHHMDEADLLSDRVAIISKGRLHCCGSPLFLKNYFGVGFYLTLVRRVKDQRPRKRKENECDCASECSCACSTCTKHKEESLNQAQVLPVERTMDGDVDGITKLIHHHVPEAKLLEMIGQEITYLLPNKDVQYRSYASLFRELEETLSEMGLSSFGISDTSLEEIFLKVTAEGEATENGNAIPESNGVKQANGQGNHGDSDSGGGRGSRQVKGCSLVVKQFFALLIKRFHHATRSRKDFLAQIVLPASFVLVALFFTLVVPPFGEYPSLTLTPWMYGQQFTFFSNERPSNEHIHHFSNMLLNSPGFGTRCMLDQPLENMPCLNITTEWGVPTVPAVVSNILLSPHWNALNPSPSCQCSTDRKLTMLPVCPLGAGGLPPSQRIQPTGDVILDLSDRNISDYLVKTYPSLIRTSLKSKYWVNEQRYGGISVGGQLPILDVDPRTIQDVLYQLGRMLNITGGNYTKLAIREIGPFLRYMESEYNVKVWYNNKGWHAMVSFLNVANNAILRANLPPNANPAEYGITAINHPLNLTKEQLSEVTVLTTSVDAVVAICVIFAMSFVPASFVLYLIQERVTKAKHLQFVSGVSPLVYWVTNFFWDMINYSISTAMVVGIFVAFDKKCYTSPTNLPALVALLLLYGWSVTPMMYPMSYLFNIPSTAYVSLSCINLFIGINSSAITFILELFENNRALLQFNDILKKGLLIFPHFCLGRGLIDMAMNQAVTDVYARFGEEYSKDPFRWDFVGKNMAFMAAEGVVYFILTILIQYRFFLDHWLSEVPSTSVEDEDGDVAQERKRIYNGGNKEDILQIRDLSKTYVGRKRPAVDRICVGVPAGECFGLLGVNGAGKTTTFKMLTGDTDVSAGEASVAGYSILTNILDVHQNMGYCPQFDAIDDLLTGREHLHLYARLRGVPESEISRVAEWGIQKLGLSEYAERCAGTYSGGNKRKLSTAIAMIGCPALVLLDEPTTGMDPHSRRFLWNAIMSVIQDGRAVVLTSHSMEECEALCTRLVIMVNGTFKCLGTIQHLKYKFGDGYVVTMKIKAAKPGLAPDLNPAEAFMEASFPGCVQREKHYNTLQYEIASSSLARIFQLVVANKEKLNIEDYSVSQTTLDQVFVNFAKQQSGEDDDLVLHPRAAGARREMKILPLKDLRNKP, via the exons ATTCGATTCATTGTTGAAATTCTGTGGCCGATAGTGCTGTTCATTGGACTGGTGTGGTTAAGGAAGGCTAACCCTCTCTACCGCCAACATGAAT GTCACTTTCCCAACAAAGCCATGCCCTCCACGGGGATACTTCCGTGGATCCAGGGCATATTTTGCAATGCCAACAACCCCTGTTTTCGGTCCCCCACCCGCGGAGAGTCCCCCGGGGTAgtctccaactacaacaactccaT ACTGGCAAGGTTCTATCTGGACTCCCAGGAGCTTCTCTTTAACGATCCGGAGTTCCAGCAGCTGGGTAGAGTGTGGCGGGAACTGAGTGTGATGAGCAACTTTATGGATACCCTCCGCAACAACCCCTCTCAGATCTCAG GACGAGGGCTGAAAATTGAAGATATTCTGAAGGATGACGAGACTCTCACGTCATTCCTGCTGAGAGACGCACGGCTGCCACACTCTGTCGTTTACCAGCTCATGAACGCCAGGGTGCGGCCTGAACAG TTTGCATACGGAGTGCCGGACCTGACGCTGAAGGACATCGCCTGCAGTCAGACCCTGCTGGCACGCTTCATCCTCTTCCCCAGCTGGAGGGGCCAGTACAGCGTTCACAACGCTATGTGCGCCCTCACCcagcagaagctgcagaagATCGAGGACCAGCTGTACGCCAACGTGGACTTCTTCAAGCTCTTCCGTCTG CTGCCCCAGGTTCTGGACAGCCATTCGTCTGGCATGGACCTGCATTTCTGGGGCCGCGTGCTGTCAGCCGTGTCCGAAAAACTGCAAGAG TTGGCGGAAAGGAGCAGCTCCAAAGAGCTTCTGCGGGTGCTGTACCCGCTTTTCCAGATGGGGGTGccctcctccttcagccagcTGATAAGCACCGTATCGGACCTCTTCTGCGGGTACCCTGAGGGCGCCGGGACCCGTGTCTTCTCCTTCAACTGGTATGAGGACAACAACTACAAGGCCTTCCTGGGAATCAATGGGAGCAAGGACACAAAAAACTACATCTATGACGATACCACCA CACCTTTCTGCAATGCACTGATGCAGAACTTGGAGTCCAACCCAGTCACCAAGATTGTGTGGAATTCGGTCAAGCCCCTGCTGATGGGGAAGGTCGTGTACGCCCCCGACTCCCCCGCCGTGAGACAGATACTCAAGAGT GCTAATACCACATTTGAGCAGTTGGAGCGGCTGAGGAACATGGGGAAAGCCTGGGAGGAGGCGGGCCCTCAGATCTGGAACTTTTTCCAGGGCGGAGTTCAGATGAACATGATCCGG GAAACCATCAGAAATCCCACGGTGATGAATTTCATTGACAATGCACTGGAGGAAACTGAGTTATCATCCAAAGATATTCTGAACTTTTTGTACAATGGACCAGAGGAGGATCGTGAAGAGGACATGCCCAAATTTGATTGGAGGAATATCTTCAATCTGACCGACCAGGCCATCCGCATGTTCAACCAGTATACAGAG TGCATAAACCTGGATAAATTCATCGGCCACACAGATGAGGACCAGATGACGCACCAGGCACTGTACCTCCTGGAGGAGAACAAGTTCTGGGCAGGGCTCATCTTCCAGGACATGTATCCTTGGACCACCAAACTTCCCACCCATGTAAAGTTCAAAATCCGCATGGACATTGATGCAGTGGAGCGCACTAACAAAATCAAGGACAG GTACTGGGACCCAGGCCCAAGAGCCGATCCCATGGAGGACCTTCGGTACGTCTGGGGGGGCTTTGCTTACCTGCAGGACATGATTGAACACGGCATCATCAAGAGCCAGACAGGCGTGGACTGGCCTCTGGGTGTCTACATTCAGCAGATGCCCTACCCCTGCTATGTGGATGACCT CTTCATGATCACCTTGAACCGCTGCTTCCCCATCTTTATGGTGCTAGCCTGGATCTACTCTGTCTCCATGATGGTAAAGAGCATCGTCCTGGAGAAGGAGATGAGGCTGAAGGAGATGCTGAAGGCCATGGGCGTTGCCAATAGCGTGATCTGGTACACTTGGTTCATTGACAGCTTCTTGATGATGACCGCCAGCACGGCTCTGCTCACCGCCATCGTCATG TCAGGGAATGTGCTGAACTACAGCAATCCCATcatcctcttcctgttcctgctgaCGTTCACTGTGGCAACCATCATGCAATGTTTCCTGATGAGCGTGTTCTTCAACAAGGCCAACCTGGCAGCTGCCTGCAGTGGAATCATCTACTTCACCCTCTACCTGCCACATATCCTCTGCTTTGCCTGGCAGGACCGCATCACCAAAAACATGAAGATAATGGCA AGCCTGCTGTCCCCGGTGGCTTTCGGCTTTGGGACGGAATACCTGTCCCGGTACGAAGAGCAAGGTCTGGGACTTCAGTGGGACAACATTAGGACCAGCCCCCTGGAGGGGGACCAGTACTCCTTCTTCACCTCCATTCGTATGATGCTGTTCGACAGCTTCCTATATGGGGTCCTGGCCTGGTACCTTGACAACATATTTCCAG GCCAGTATGGAATTGGACGACCCTTTTACTTCCCCTTCCAGCCCTCGTACTGGTCCAGACAAGGaccctcacaaacacagtcaccTGATCAAG CAGCCAAAAAGTCGCCCACGGAAAGCCCGGACAAGCCGGAGGACGGACTGTCTGTGAAGCCACCGGAGTCAGGCAAGGAGTCTGACGGGTCTGACAAGAAGCCCTGCAAACACCAGGACCGGCgggtgaagagagagaaggagaaagaggaacagCAGAAGAAGCAGAAAGACGTGGGCCAGGACCAGGTTAAAGGGGGAGAGCAGCCAGACCAGCCGGCAG GGAACCTCTTCTTCGAACCAGAGCCAACAGGTCTCACTGTGGGCGTGGCCATTCAGGACCTGGTCAAGGTGTTCAACAGTGGTTCCCGGCCAGCAGTGGATGGACTGACCATCACCTTCTACGAGGGACAGATCACCTCCTTTTTGGGCCACAATGGGGCGGGAAAGACCACCACCAT GTCCATCCTCATGGGCCTGTTCCCACCCACCTCAGGCACGGCCTACATTAAAGGGAAGGACATCCGTACCGACATAGATGCCATCCGCCAGTCTCTGGGCATGTGCCCCCAACACAACATCCTGTTTAACCA CCTAACCGTGGAGGAACACATCCTGTTCTACTCCCTGCTGAAGGGCAGACCACAGGCTGATGCCCTGCAGGAGGTCGAGGACATGCTGGAGGACCTGGGCCTGCCGCACAAGAGGCACGACGAGGCACAGAACCTGTCGG GGGGCATGCAGAGGAAACtgtctgttgccatggcatttGTGGGCGGGGCAAAAGTGGTCATCCTTGATGAGCCCACGTCTGGTGTTGATCCCTACTCGAGACGATCAATCTGGGACCTGCTGCTGAAGTATCGCTCAG GCCGGACGGTGATCCTGTCCACCCACCACATGGACGAGGCGGACCTGCTCAGCGACCGCGTGGCCATCATCTCCAAGGGCCGCCTGCACTGCTGCGGCTCGCCGCTCTTCCTCAAGAACTACTTCGGCGTGGGCTTCTACCTGACGCTGGTGCGCCGCGTGAAGGACCAGCGGCCGCGCAAGAGGAAGGAG AACGAGTGCGACTGCGCGTCAGAGTGTTCCTGTGCCTGCTCCACCTGCACCAAGCACAAAGAGGAGAGCCTGAACCAGGCCCAGGTCCTGCCTGTGGAAAGGACCATGGACG GCGATGTGGACGGCATCACCAAACTGATCCACCACCATGTGCCTGAGGCCAAGCTCCTGGAGATGATTGGCCAGGAGATCACGTACCTGCTGCCCAACAAGGACGTCCAGTACAGGTCCTACGCCAGCCTGTTCCGTGAGCTGGAGGAGACGCTGTCAGAAATGGGCCTGAGCAGCTTCGGCATTTCTGACACTTCACTGGAGGAG ATATTCCTGAAGGTCACAGCCGAGGGGGAAGCAACAGAAAATGGCAACGCCATCCCAG AGAGCAATGGGGTGAAGCAGGCCAATGGCCAGGGTAACCACGGCGATTCTGACAGCGGCGGTGGAAGGGGGTCCCGGCAGGTGAAGGGCTGCAGCCTGGTCGTCAAGCAGTTCTTCGCTCTGCTGATAAAGCGCTTCCACCACGCCACGCGCAGCCGCAAGGACTTCCTGGCTCAG ATTGTTTTGCCGGCTAGCTTTGTCCTGGTGGCCCTGTTCTTCACACTGGTTGTACCTCCGTTTGGGGAGTACCCCAGCCTGACTCTCACGCCTTGGATGTACGGTCAGCAGTTCACCTTCTTTAG CAATGAACGACCATCCAATGAGCACATACACCATTTTTCAAATATGCTTTTAAATAGCCCTGGATTTGGAACACGTTGCATGCTGGATCAGCCTCTTGA GAATATGCCCTGTCTCAACATCACTACGGAGTGGGGGGTGCCCACCGTGCCTGCTGTGGTCTCCAACATCCTGCTGAGCCCCCACTGGAACGCCTTAAACCCCTCTCCCAGCTGCCAGTGCAGCACGGACAGGAAGCTCACTATGCTGCCCGTCTGCCCCCTGGGGGCTGGAGGGCTGCCTCCATCTCAG AGGATTCAGCCCACTGGGGATGTTATTTTGGATCTCAGTGACCGGAACATTTCTGATTATCTCGTTAAAACCTACCCCAGTCTAATCAGGACCAG tttaaaaagcaaatacTGGGTGAACGAGCAAAG GTATGGAGGGATCTCAGTTGGGGGGCAGCTCCCTATCCTTGATGTGGACCCCAGAACTATTCAGGATGTCCTTTACCAGCTGGGGCGCATGCTCAACATCACAGGG GGTAATTATACCAAACTTGCTATCAGAGAAATAGGACCTTTCCTGAGGTATATGGAGAGTGAATATAATGTGAAG GTGTGGTACAATAACAAGGGCTGGCACGCCATGGTGTCCTTCTTGAATGTGGCCAACAATGCCATCCTCAGGGCAAACCTGCCGCCCAATGCCAATCCAGCAGAGTACGGCATCACCGCCATCAACCACCCGCTCAACTTGACCAAAGAGCAGCTCTCTGAAGTTACTGT GCTGACCACATCTGTGGACGCGGTGGTGGCCATCTGCGTGATCTTCGCCATGTCCTTCGTCCCGGCCAGCTTCGTGCTCTACCTGATCCAGGAACGCGTCACCAAGGCCAAGCACCTGCAGTTCGTCAGCGGCGTCAGCCCCCTGGTCTACTGGGTCACCAACTTCTTCTGGGACATG ATCAATTACTCCATTAGCACGGCGATGGTGGTGGGGATCTTCGTGGCTTTCGATAAGAAGTGCTACACCTCGCCGACCAACCTCCCAGCCCTTGTTGCTCTACTGCTTCTCTATGG GTGGTCAGTGACGCCCATGATGTACCCGATGTCCTACCTCTTCAATATCCCGAGCACGGCCTACGTCTCACTCTCCTGCATCAACCTCTTTATCGGGATCAACAGCAGTGCCATCACCTTCATTTTGGAGCTCTTTGAGAACAACCGG GCCCTACTGCAATTTAATGACATCCTGAAGAAAGGTTTGCTCATATTTCCTCATTTCTGCCTGGGGCGTGGCCTAATCGACATGGCCATGAACCAGGCCGTGACCGACGTCTACGCCAGATTTG gGGAAGAGTACAGTAAGGATCCTTTCAGGTGGGACTTTGTGGGGAAGAACATGGCCTTCATGGCCGCTGAAGGCGttgtgtatttcattttgacaatCCTCATCCAATACCGCTTCTTCCTTGATCATTG GTTGTCGGAAGTCCCGAGCACGTCCGTCGAAGACGAGGACGGCGACGTGGCTCAGGAACGCAAGAGGATCTACAATGGCGGAAACAAGGAGGACATTCTGCAGATCAGGGACCTGTCGAAG ACGTACGTGGGCAGGAAGCGGCCGGCGGTGGACAGGATATGCGTGGGCGTGCCTGCAGGGGAG TGCTTTGGCCTCCTGGGTGTGAACGGCGCTGGAAAGACCACCACCTTCAAAATGCTTACCGGGGACACTGATGTCAGTGCCGGGGAGGCTTCGGTTGCTGGCTACAG TATTCTCACCAACATCCTGGACGTTCATCAGAACATGGGCTACTGCCCCCAGTTCGATGCCATTGACGACCTGTTGACTGGTCGGGAACACCTCCACCTCTATGCCCGCCTCCGGGGGGTGCCCGAATCGGAGATCAGCAGG GTGGCGGAGTGGGGGATCCAGAAACTGGGCCTCTCCGAGTACGCAGAACGCTGCGCGGGGACTTACAGCGGCGGGAACAAGCGCAAGCTGTCCACGGCCATCGCCATGATAGGCTGCCCGGCCCTGGTTCTGCTG